In Apilactobacillus bombintestini, one genomic interval encodes:
- a CDS encoding universal stress protein translates to MLKDYNQIMIPVDGSNNSKLAFNKAIEVAKRNHANLNIVHVIDTRSFTNLANFDSSMLDDVTSRVKKTLEEYLQKAKDAGVENVDYSIEYGAPKSVIARELVDRFNTDLIIIGANGQSAAERLLIGSVASYVTRVAACDVLIVKSDLENKVEK, encoded by the coding sequence ATGTTAAAAGATTACAATCAAATTATGATTCCTGTCGATGGATCAAATAATTCTAAATTAGCATTTAACAAAGCTATTGAGGTTGCAAAACGTAATCATGCTAATTTAAATATCGTTCATGTAATCGACACAAGATCATTCACTAACCTTGCTAATTTTGATTCATCTATGTTAGATGACGTAACTAGTAGAGTTAAGAAAACTTTAGAAGAATATTTACAAAAAGCTAAAGATGCTGGTGTAGAAAACGTAGACTACTCCATTGAATATGGTGCTCCTAAATCAGTTATTGCAAGAGAATTAGTTGACCGCTTTAACACCGACTTGATTATAATCGGTGCCAATGGTCAAAGTGCCGCAGAAAGATTACTAATTGGTTCTGTAGCATCATATGTAACTCGTGTAGCTGCTTGTGATGTTTTAATTGTTAAATCCGATTTGGAAAATAAAGTAGAAAAATAA
- a CDS encoding helix-turn-helix domain-containing protein has protein sequence MLIDGIMIRNRRKELGFTQQQLARKAVCTQPVICQIENGEYNHKLNLVVIKNICSLLMLDIDKVVKSKKNIKLHQFKNITIEDMFLMDYDVRNILAEVEPFLETQRMKIRHNYISGIRHFLNDNSVEAINCLQPVLYFWNNKKEGEFEQLVTMALLSFSYFSIEKYILSTQYLSAFVEMAQYVDDSYLERSVMYNLYAGLIYICYENKLLDYAEYLHSLCYHITQKYIRLSYLKKIAKKSENKKIVDAVDKLHQPIDKSPDYGLF, from the coding sequence ATGCTTATTGATGGCATTATGATAAGAAATCGTAGAAAAGAACTAGGATTCACCCAACAACAACTGGCTAGAAAAGCTGTATGTACTCAGCCAGTTATTTGCCAAATTGAAAATGGTGAATATAATCATAAGTTAAATTTAGTTGTGATCAAAAATATTTGTAGTTTATTAATGTTAGATATAGATAAAGTAGTAAAAAGTAAGAAAAATATTAAATTACATCAATTTAAAAATATAACTATAGAGGATATGTTCTTAATGGATTACGATGTTAGGAATATATTGGCAGAAGTTGAACCGTTTTTAGAAACGCAACGAATGAAAATTCGTCATAACTATATATCTGGCATTAGACATTTTTTAAATGATAATTCTGTAGAAGCAATTAATTGTTTACAACCCGTATTGTATTTTTGGAATAATAAAAAAGAGGGTGAGTTTGAACAGTTAGTTACTATGGCATTACTGTCTTTTTCATATTTCTCTATTGAAAAATATATATTATCTACTCAATATTTAAGTGCCTTTGTTGAAATGGCCCAGTATGTGGATGATTCATACCTGGAAAGAAGTGTTATGTATAATCTTTATGCTGGATTAATATATATTTGCTATGAGAATAAATTGTTGGATTATGCAGAATACTTACATTCACTGTGTTATCACATAACGCAAAAATATATTAGATTAAGTTACCTAAAAAAGATTGCTAAAAAGAGTGAAAACAAAAAAATAGTTGATGCAGTTGATAAACTTCATCAACCAATTGATAAGTCTCCCGACTATGGATTGTTCTAA
- a CDS encoding DNA-3-methyladenine glycosylase I: MEMININRCRWSNEDVNLLIYHDVEWGVPITDSQKLFEKLSLNIFMAGLSRKTILKRRDALYKAFNDFSVDKVCNFNELDVNNLLSNNEIIRNKQKIKAIIHNAQICKNIDLYELTWRPFNYTTLDHLHNDKRAVNKEEISLFIAPYVDFFKNKGFKRVGPNTLYAYYQDIGVINDHDINCFRHDVIMSRTNIKNFNSRIRLRKH, translated from the coding sequence ATGGAGATGATAAATATTAATCGATGTCGCTGGAGTAATGAAGATGTTAATTTATTAATTTATCATGATGTTGAATGGGGAGTTCCTATTACCGATTCACAGAAGCTTTTTGAAAAGTTATCTTTAAATATTTTTATGGCAGGTTTATCACGAAAAACTATATTAAAAAGGCGGGATGCACTTTATAAAGCATTTAATGATTTTTCTGTGGATAAAGTTTGCAATTTTAATGAGTTAGATGTGAATAACTTATTATCCAACAATGAAATAATTCGAAATAAGCAAAAAATAAAGGCCATAATACACAACGCACAAATATGTAAGAATATTGATCTTTATGAATTAACCTGGCGTCCATTTAACTACACAACATTAGATCATTTACATAATGATAAAAGAGCAGTTAATAAAGAAGAGATTTCGTTATTTATTGCTCCTTATGTAGATTTCTTTAAAAATAAAGGTTTTAAAAGAGTGGGGCCAAATACTTTATATGCTTATTATCAAGACATTGGCGTTATTAATGATCATGATATAAATTGTTTTCGACATGATGTAATCATGAGTCGAACTAATATAAAAAATTTTAATAGTAGAATTCGCTTAAGAAAACATTGA